From one Streptomyces sp. CA-210063 genomic stretch:
- the aceE gene encoding pyruvate dehydrogenase (acetyl-transferring), homodimeric type, with translation MTDSHAIQPSALDQLPDRDPEETAEWQASLDAVTKAAGPHRAAYLMRRTLERAEGNGIALPKLLETDYVNTIPTAAEPGIPGDEAMERRITAWNRWNAAAMVTRGSKYGVGGHIATFASAAWLYETGFNHFFKGKEADGSGDQLYIQGHASPGIYARAFLDGRLNEAHLDNFRREAAGNGLPSYPHPRRLPWLWEFPTVSMGLGPLSAIYQARFNRYLTSRGIKDVSDSHVWAFLGDGEMDEPESTAALALASREGLDNLTFVINCNLQRLDGPVRANFKIVQELEAQFRGAGWNVIKSLWGSAWDELFQLDTTGALVRRLREVPDAQVQTYQTRDAAYIRQDFFGADPALVEMAKLLSDDKILECFHLSRGGHEARKVYAAYKAAVEFKGAPTVILAQTVKGFTLGEGFASKNANHQMKKLTVDEFKAMRDLLELPIKDSDFVDGVVPYGHPGADSAEVRYLQERRAALGGPAPARRTHALAPLPAAADKTFAAFDKGSGSQNVATTMAFVRLVKDLVRDKQTGRRWVPIVPDEARTFGMESLFPSLGIYSPKGQTYEPVDRDQLMYYKEAKDGQILNEGITEAGSMADFIAASTAYSTHGEAMIPFYIFYSMFGWQRTADQMWQLGDQLGRGFLVGATAGRTTLTGEGLQHADGHSPVIAATNPAAMTYDPAFAYEVAAIVKDGLRRMYGEAAPGEDPNVFYYLTVYNEPLPQPAKPAGLGVDEGIVKGLYRFNTAESAGLSPVANAPRIQLLGSGTAIHWALQAQKLLSEEWGVSADVWSATSWSELRRDALDADAALLRGEERVPYVRQALQGAEGPVLAVSDYMRQVPDQIAQWVEQDYSSLGADGFGLSDTREAARRHFGVDAQSIVVAALAQLARRGEVKATAVKEARERYGL, from the coding sequence ATGACCGACTCCCACGCCATCCAGCCGAGCGCGCTCGACCAGCTCCCCGACCGGGATCCGGAGGAGACCGCCGAATGGCAGGCCTCGCTGGACGCCGTCACCAAGGCGGCCGGGCCGCACCGTGCCGCGTATCTGATGCGCCGCACCCTGGAGCGCGCGGAGGGCAACGGCATCGCGCTGCCCAAGCTGCTCGAGACGGACTACGTCAACACCATCCCCACCGCCGCCGAGCCGGGCATCCCCGGTGACGAGGCGATGGAACGCCGTATCACCGCGTGGAACCGCTGGAACGCGGCCGCGATGGTCACCCGCGGCTCCAAATACGGCGTCGGCGGCCACATCGCCACCTTCGCCTCCGCCGCCTGGCTCTACGAGACGGGCTTCAACCACTTCTTCAAGGGCAAGGAAGCCGACGGTTCGGGCGACCAGCTCTACATCCAGGGCCACGCCTCCCCCGGCATCTACGCCCGCGCCTTCCTCGACGGCCGCCTGAACGAGGCCCACCTCGACAACTTCCGCCGCGAGGCGGCCGGCAACGGCCTCCCGTCGTACCCGCACCCCCGCCGCCTGCCCTGGCTGTGGGAGTTCCCGACGGTGTCGATGGGCCTCGGCCCGCTGTCGGCGATCTATCAGGCGCGTTTCAACCGGTACCTGACCAGCCGCGGCATCAAGGACGTCTCCGACTCCCACGTCTGGGCGTTCCTCGGCGACGGCGAGATGGACGAGCCGGAGTCGACGGCGGCCCTCGCCCTCGCGAGCCGCGAAGGCCTGGACAACCTCACCTTCGTCATCAACTGCAACCTGCAGCGCCTCGACGGCCCGGTCCGCGCCAACTTCAAGATCGTGCAGGAGCTGGAGGCCCAGTTCCGCGGCGCCGGCTGGAACGTCATCAAGTCGCTGTGGGGTTCGGCGTGGGACGAGCTGTTCCAGCTCGACACCACGGGTGCGCTCGTACGCCGACTGCGCGAGGTACCCGACGCACAGGTGCAGACGTACCAGACCCGCGACGCCGCCTACATCCGCCAGGACTTCTTCGGCGCCGACCCGGCGCTCGTCGAGATGGCGAAGCTGCTGAGCGACGACAAGATCCTGGAGTGCTTCCACCTCTCCCGCGGTGGCCACGAGGCGCGCAAGGTGTACGCCGCCTACAAGGCCGCCGTCGAGTTCAAGGGCGCCCCGACCGTCATCCTGGCCCAGACCGTCAAGGGCTTCACCCTCGGCGAGGGCTTCGCGTCGAAGAACGCCAACCACCAGATGAAGAAGCTGACGGTGGACGAGTTCAAGGCGATGCGCGACCTGCTGGAACTGCCGATCAAGGACAGTGACTTCGTCGACGGGGTCGTGCCCTACGGCCACCCGGGCGCCGACTCCGCCGAGGTCCGCTACCTCCAGGAGCGCCGCGCCGCCCTCGGCGGTCCCGCGCCGGCCCGCCGTACGCACGCGCTCGCCCCGCTGCCGGCCGCCGCCGACAAGACCTTCGCCGCCTTCGACAAGGGCTCCGGCTCGCAGAACGTGGCGACGACCATGGCCTTCGTCCGCCTGGTCAAGGACCTGGTCCGCGACAAGCAGACGGGCAGGCGCTGGGTGCCGATCGTCCCCGACGAGGCGCGCACCTTCGGTATGGAGTCGCTCTTCCCGTCCCTCGGGATCTACTCCCCCAAGGGCCAGACGTACGAGCCGGTCGACCGCGACCAGCTGATGTACTACAAGGAGGCCAAGGACGGCCAGATCCTCAACGAGGGGATCACCGAGGCCGGTTCCATGGCGGACTTCATCGCCGCGTCCACCGCGTACTCCACGCACGGTGAGGCGATGATCCCCTTCTACATCTTCTACTCGATGTTCGGCTGGCAGCGCACGGCCGACCAGATGTGGCAGCTCGGCGACCAGCTCGGCCGCGGCTTCCTCGTCGGCGCCACGGCCGGCCGTACGACCCTGACGGGCGAGGGCCTCCAGCACGCCGACGGCCACTCCCCGGTGATCGCGGCGACGAACCCGGCGGCGATGACATACGACCCGGCGTTCGCGTACGAGGTCGCGGCGATCGTCAAGGACGGACTGCGCCGGATGTACGGCGAGGCCGCGCCCGGCGAGGACCCGAACGTCTTCTACTACCTGACCGTCTACAACGAGCCGCTGCCGCAGCCCGCGAAGCCGGCCGGTCTCGGTGTCGACGAGGGCATCGTCAAGGGCCTGTACCGCTTCAACACGGCCGAGTCGGCGGGGCTGTCCCCGGTGGCGAACGCCCCGCGCATCCAGCTGCTCGGCTCCGGTACGGCGATCCACTGGGCCCTTCAGGCGCAGAAGCTCCTCTCCGAGGAGTGGGGGGTGTCGGCCGACGTCTGGTCCGCGACCTCCTGGAGCGAACTGCGCCGGGACGCCCTGGACGCGGACGCGGCGCTGCTGCGCGGCGAGGAGCGGGTGCCGTACGTCCGTCAGGCCCTGCAGGGTGCCGAGGGACCGGTGCTGGCGGTCTCCGACTACATGCGCCAGGTTCCCGACCAGATCGCCCAGTGGGTCGAGCAGGACTACTCCTCGCTCGGTGCGGACGGCTTCGGCCTCTCCGACACCCGCGAGGCGGCCCGCCGCCACTTCGGCGTGGACGCCCAGTCGATCGTCGTGGCCGCCCTCGCGCAACTCGCGCGGCGGGGCGAGGTCAAGGCGACGGCGGTGAAGGAGGCCCGGGAGCGGTACGGGTTGTGA